One genomic window of Pseudomonas sp. LFM046 includes the following:
- a CDS encoding DUF2780 domain-containing protein: MHTPRSLTLAVLLSLAASPVFAVTLGDVVAAAAASGSESTKAQGPGIAPAESAAMVEQLGSQLQITPEQALGGAVALFGLARNNLPADQFAQLNQAVPGVGMLTDPNTQGLLSSLGGLLGQQSGNALGGQPGVLAGQQMNSMADVSQAFGSLGMGNDLISRFTPLILSFLGQQGLANDLIASLSNLWKWTTPPVVPGLQQTPVQQTPNQQAPSQQAPVHQAPVNGLST, from the coding sequence ATGCACACCCCCCGAAGCCTGACCCTGGCCGTCCTGCTCAGCCTGGCCGCCAGTCCGGTGTTCGCCGTTACCCTGGGCGATGTCGTCGCCGCCGCTGCCGCGAGCGGTTCGGAAAGCACCAAGGCACAGGGGCCGGGCATTGCGCCGGCGGAGTCGGCGGCCATGGTGGAGCAGTTGGGCAGCCAGTTGCAGATCACCCCGGAGCAGGCCCTGGGCGGTGCGGTCGCGTTGTTCGGCCTGGCGCGCAATAACCTCCCGGCCGACCAGTTCGCCCAATTGAACCAGGCCGTGCCGGGCGTTGGCATGCTGACCGACCCCAATACCCAGGGCCTGCTCAGCAGCCTCGGCGGCTTGCTTGGCCAGCAATCGGGTAATGCCTTGGGCGGCCAGCCGGGCGTGCTCGCTGGCCAGCAGATGAACAGCATGGCGGATGTCAGCCAGGCCTTTGGCTCGCTGGGGATGGGCAATGACCTGATCAGCCGGTTCACGCCGCTGATCCTTTCCTTCCTGGGCCAGCAGGGCCTGGCCAACGACCTGATCGCGAGCCTGAGCAACCTGTGGAAGTGGACCACGCCGCCGGTGGTGCCGGGGCTGCAGCAGACGCCGGTTCAACAGACACCGAACCAGCAGGCTCCGAGTCAGCAAGCGCCGGTGCATCAGGCCCCGGTGAACGGCCTGTCGACCTGA
- the creD gene encoding cell envelope integrity protein CreD, with amino-acid sequence MTRTLGFKLGIIALLMLLLMIPLTLINGLIGERQAARDGVLANIARSSSYSQRITGPILVVPYKRTVREWKTYEQTGQRHLEEREVSGRLYFLPERFSLVGKVETELRARGIYKARLYKSDSQVSGQILVPANYGISEDLADYRFEAPFLAVGISDIRGIGNALKLRLNGQSFDFQPGSGDRLLEGGVHVRLAPLQAGAPQSLDFGFDLKLQGTSSLSVTPVGRDSRVEMTSPWPHPSFIGEFLPSEREISAQGFKAIWQTSFFATNLQEALSDCVGAGECNSFNSRDFGVSFVDPVDQYLKTDRAIKYALLFVALTFAGFFLVEVLKRLVVHPVQYGLVGLALAFFYLLLLSLSEHLEFALAYALSASACVALVGFYVSHVLHSWVRGGGFTLALAALYGMLYGLLSAEDYALLMGSLLVFGLLACVMVLTRKLDWYGVGRAQPATGN; translated from the coding sequence ATGACCCGTACCCTCGGCTTCAAACTGGGCATCATCGCCTTGCTGATGCTGCTTCTGATGATCCCCCTGACACTGATCAACGGCCTGATCGGCGAGCGCCAGGCGGCGCGCGACGGTGTGCTGGCCAACATTGCCCGGAGCTCCAGCTACAGCCAGCGGATCACCGGGCCCATTCTGGTGGTGCCGTACAAGCGCACGGTGCGCGAGTGGAAAACCTACGAGCAGACCGGCCAGCGCCACCTGGAAGAACGCGAGGTGAGCGGGCGCCTGTATTTCCTGCCCGAGCGCTTCAGCCTGGTGGGCAAGGTGGAGACCGAACTGCGTGCCCGGGGCATCTACAAGGCGCGGCTGTACAAGAGCGACAGCCAGGTCAGCGGGCAGATCCTGGTGCCAGCCAACTACGGCATCAGTGAAGACCTGGCGGACTACCGCTTCGAAGCGCCCTTCCTGGCAGTGGGCATCAGCGATATCCGTGGCATCGGCAATGCCCTGAAGCTGCGCCTGAACGGCCAGTCCTTCGACTTCCAGCCGGGCAGCGGCGACCGCTTGCTGGAGGGTGGCGTACACGTGCGGCTGGCACCGCTGCAGGCCGGCGCGCCCCAGAGTCTGGACTTCGGCTTCGACCTCAAGCTGCAGGGCACCTCCAGCCTGAGCGTGACGCCGGTCGGCCGCGACTCACGTGTGGAGATGACCTCGCCCTGGCCGCATCCGAGCTTCATCGGCGAGTTCCTGCCCAGCGAACGGGAGATCAGCGCCCAGGGCTTCAAGGCGATCTGGCAGACCAGCTTCTTCGCCACCAACCTGCAGGAAGCGCTGTCCGACTGCGTCGGGGCGGGTGAGTGCAATAGCTTCAATTCCCGGGACTTCGGGGTGAGCTTCGTCGACCCGGTGGACCAGTACCTGAAGACCGACCGCGCCATCAAATACGCCCTGCTGTTCGTTGCCCTGACCTTCGCCGGCTTCTTCCTCGTTGAAGTGCTCAAGCGTCTGGTGGTGCACCCGGTGCAGTACGGCCTGGTGGGCCTGGCCCTGGCGTTCTTCTACCTGCTGCTGCTGTCGCTTTCCGAGCACCTGGAGTTTGCCCTGGCCTACGCCCTGTCGGCCTCGGCCTGCGTGGCCCTGGTGGGGTTCTACGTCAGCCATGTGCTGCACAGCTGGGTTCGTGGCGGTGGCTTCACCCTGGCGTTGGCCGCCCTCTACGGGATGCTCTACGGCCTGCTCAGCGCGGAGGACTACGCGTTACTGATGGGCTCGCTGCTGGTGTTCGGCCTGCTGGCCTGCGTCATGGTGCTGACCCGCAAGCTGGACTGGTACGGCGTTGGCCGCGCCCAGCCGGCCACTGGTAACTGA
- a CDS encoding 3'-5' exonuclease, whose translation MNGFPWFTRRIPLDPDLAARRERLPDPRPLDDRPLREQRFVVLDLETSGLNMSRDLVLSIGAVSIHDGAIDLGSQFECTLQRDTGKLNASVLIHGIAPSELAAGVEPAEALQGFMEFLGDSPLLAFHATFDQRMLSRALKQDLDHRLRHCFLDVAELAPMLCPEAGIRNGGLDEWVEYFGLQVLQRHNASADALVTAEIALILFSRARRQGLESPAALASALARWQRRQHAPAL comes from the coding sequence ATGAACGGTTTCCCCTGGTTCACCCGCCGCATACCTCTCGACCCGGACCTCGCCGCCCGACGCGAGCGCCTGCCCGATCCCCGGCCGCTGGACGATCGCCCCCTGCGCGAGCAGCGCTTCGTCGTGCTGGACCTGGAAACCAGTGGCCTGAACATGAGCCGTGACCTGGTGCTGTCCATCGGCGCGGTGAGCATCCACGACGGTGCCATCGACCTCGGCAGTCAGTTCGAATGCACCCTCCAGCGCGACACCGGCAAACTCAACGCCAGCGTGCTGATCCACGGCATCGCCCCCAGCGAGCTCGCCGCGGGGGTGGAACCGGCGGAAGCCCTGCAGGGCTTCATGGAGTTCCTCGGCGACAGTCCGCTGCTGGCCTTCCACGCCACCTTCGACCAGCGCATGCTGAGCCGCGCCCTCAAGCAGGACCTCGACCATCGCCTGCGCCATTGCTTCCTCGACGTCGCCGAACTGGCGCCGATGCTCTGCCCCGAGGCCGGCATCCGCAATGGCGGCCTGGACGAGTGGGTCGAGTACTTCGGCCTGCAGGTCCTGCAGCGCCACAACGCCAGTGCCGACGCCCTGGTCACCGCCGAAATCGCCTTGATCCTGTTCAGCCGCGCCCGCCGCCAGGGCCTGGAAAGCCCCGCAGCCCTGGCCTCGGCGCTGGCACGCTGGCAGCGCCGGCAGCACGCCCCCGCCCTCTGA
- a CDS encoding ATP-dependent zinc protease, translated as MKSLFALLALVALPAVAAQEPTLYGRYEYVRLPEIGQTLKAKMDTGALTASLSAKDIELFKRDGEEWVRFRLATKDADGTVYEHRLSRISKIKNRADELGEEDEAPSAEISKRPVVDMEMCLGGIKRTVEVNLTDRSSFNYPLLIGSKALREFKAAVYPGRKFTAGKPQC; from the coding sequence TTGAAATCCCTGTTTGCCTTGCTTGCCCTGGTGGCACTGCCCGCCGTCGCCGCCCAGGAACCCACCCTCTATGGGCGTTACGAATACGTGCGATTGCCGGAGATCGGTCAGACCCTCAAGGCCAAGATGGACACCGGCGCCCTGACCGCTTCCCTGTCGGCCAAGGACATCGAACTCTTCAAGCGCGATGGCGAGGAATGGGTGCGCTTCCGCCTGGCCACCAAGGACGCGGACGGCACCGTTTACGAACACCGCCTGTCGCGCATCAGCAAGATCAAGAACCGCGCCGACGAACTGGGCGAGGAAGACGAGGCGCCCTCTGCGGAAATCTCCAAGCGTCCGGTGGTGGACATGGAAATGTGCCTGGGCGGCATCAAGCGCACCGTCGAGGTCAACCTTACCGACCGCTCCAGCTTCAACTACCCGCTGCTGATCGGTTCCAAGGCCCTGCGCGAATTCAAGGCCGCCGTGTACCCTGGCCGCAAGTTCACCGCCGGCAAGCCCCAATGCTGA
- a CDS encoding glutathione S-transferase family protein — protein MSASLTLYHSPTSPYVRKVMVLLHETGQLNSVALHGVTLTPLNPSAEVNEHNPAGKIPALLLADGSVLHDSRVILDFFDHQHSGEPLIPRDGATRWRRLTLASLADAVLDAAILVRYETFLRPEDKRWDDWVLGQCSKIDRALEAFEQSADELGDRFDVAAISAACALGYLDFRMPDLNWRRDCPKLAAWYSTACQRPSLQATAPVH, from the coding sequence ATGAGCGCCAGCCTGACCCTCTACCACTCCCCCACCTCACCCTACGTCCGCAAGGTCATGGTGCTGCTCCACGAAACCGGGCAGCTGAATTCGGTGGCGCTCCACGGCGTCACCCTGACCCCGCTGAACCCCAGCGCCGAGGTCAACGAGCACAACCCCGCCGGCAAGATCCCGGCGCTGCTCCTGGCCGACGGCAGCGTGCTGCACGACAGCCGGGTGATTCTCGATTTCTTCGACCACCAGCACAGCGGCGAGCCGCTGATCCCCCGCGACGGCGCGACACGCTGGCGGCGCCTGACCCTGGCCTCCCTGGCCGACGCGGTGCTGGATGCCGCCATCCTGGTGCGCTACGAGACCTTCCTGCGTCCCGAGGACAAGCGCTGGGACGACTGGGTGCTGGGCCAGTGCAGCAAGATCGACCGCGCCCTGGAAGCCTTCGAGCAATCCGCCGACGAGCTGGGCGACCGCTTCGACGTGGCCGCCATCAGCGCCGCCTGCGCCCTGGGCTACCTGGACTTCCGCATGCCCGACCTCAACTGGCGCCGCGACTGCCCGAAGCTGGCGGCCTGGTACTCAACCGCCTGCCAGCGGCCCTCGCTGCAGGCCACGGCCCCGGTGCACTGA
- a CDS encoding lyase → MVRPIALALCAALLCGTATAADVTYYPVPTGAGPRDVAPATDGRVWFTAPRPGAVGLLDPMSGQSQLIPLGVGSSPRALVVDQEGVAWITDPGLDALVRVDPVDLAVRTFPLKGTAPDTGLHGLALDRNGDLWFTGQQGFIGRFKPASGSLEVWPAPGGAGPEGITVTPSGEVWYANQKARHIARVDPANGRATVVDMPAASTGPRLIWSDSRGTLWVSEAGSGRLGRFDPLGETWSSWSIPGGNADAQALYVDEQERVWLSDFRANAILRFNPFSHLFASFPSDRPNARVTQLSGRTGEVWGAESAQDRLVMIRY, encoded by the coding sequence ATGGTCCGTCCAATCGCCCTCGCCCTGTGCGCCGCCCTGCTCTGCGGGACGGCCACAGCAGCCGATGTCACCTATTACCCGGTACCGACCGGCGCCGGCCCGCGCGACGTGGCGCCGGCCACCGACGGACGTGTGTGGTTCACCGCCCCGCGCCCGGGCGCCGTGGGCCTGCTCGACCCCATGAGTGGCCAGTCCCAGCTGATCCCTCTCGGCGTGGGCTCCTCCCCACGTGCCCTGGTGGTGGACCAGGAGGGCGTCGCCTGGATCACCGATCCCGGCCTGGACGCCCTGGTCCGGGTCGACCCGGTGGACCTCGCGGTGCGCACCTTCCCCCTCAAGGGCACGGCGCCCGATACCGGCCTGCACGGCCTGGCCCTGGACCGCAATGGCGACCTCTGGTTTACCGGCCAGCAGGGCTTCATCGGCCGCTTCAAGCCGGCCAGCGGCAGCCTGGAGGTCTGGCCCGCACCGGGTGGCGCCGGCCCTGAGGGCATCACGGTGACGCCCAGCGGCGAGGTCTGGTACGCCAACCAGAAGGCCCGCCATATCGCCCGTGTCGACCCGGCCAACGGCCGCGCCACGGTGGTAGACATGCCAGCCGCCAGCACCGGTCCGCGCCTGATCTGGAGCGATTCCCGCGGCACCCTCTGGGTCAGCGAAGCCGGCAGCGGCCGCCTGGGCCGCTTCGACCCGCTGGGGGAAACCTGGAGCAGCTGGAGCATCCCCGGTGGCAATGCGGACGCCCAGGCGCTCTACGTGGACGAGCAGGAGAGGGTCTGGCTGAGCGACTTCCGCGCCAACGCCATCCTGCGCTTCAACCCGTTCAGCCACTTGTTCGCCAGCTTCCCCAGCGACCGCCCCAACGCCCGCGTCACCCAACTGTCGGGCCGCACCGGCGAAGTCTGGGGTGCCGAGTCGGCCCAGGATCGGCTGGTGATGATCAGGTACTGA
- a CDS encoding acyltransferase: MQALLTGIATTLLLLLNTLILIGPMLAIALLKFVLPGQALRDACSRGVMWVAEAWAENCKRVFALLTPTHWDIRGGEGLRNDTSYLVISNHQSWVDIPALVQAFNRKAPYFKFFLKKELIWVPFLGLAFWALDYPFMKRYSKAFLDQHPDMKGKDLEITKAACEKFKRMPVTVVNYLEGTRFTPVKHANQGSPYQHLLKPKAGGIAFVLAALGEQLDAILDVTLVYPGKGVPGFWALLSGQVPRVVMEIRTRELDPALWQGDYENDGEFRQYVQAWVSQLWQEKDARISQLRAELKG, translated from the coding sequence ATGCAGGCACTGCTGACCGGAATTGCCACCACCCTGCTGCTCTTGCTCAACACCCTGATCCTGATCGGCCCGATGCTGGCCATCGCCCTGCTCAAATTCGTCCTGCCCGGCCAGGCCCTGCGCGATGCCTGTTCCCGTGGCGTGATGTGGGTCGCAGAGGCCTGGGCGGAAAACTGCAAGCGGGTGTTCGCCCTCCTCACCCCCACCCACTGGGATATCCGAGGCGGCGAGGGGCTGCGCAACGACACCTCCTACCTGGTCATCAGCAACCACCAGAGCTGGGTGGATATCCCGGCGCTGGTCCAGGCGTTCAACCGCAAGGCGCCCTATTTCAAGTTCTTCCTGAAGAAGGAGCTGATCTGGGTGCCCTTCCTCGGGCTGGCTTTCTGGGCGCTGGATTACCCCTTCATGAAGCGGTACAGCAAGGCCTTCCTCGACCAGCACCCGGACATGAAAGGCAAGGACCTGGAGATCACCAAGGCCGCCTGCGAGAAGTTCAAGCGCATGCCGGTGACCGTGGTGAACTACCTGGAAGGCACCCGCTTCACCCCCGTCAAACACGCCAACCAGGGCTCGCCCTACCAGCACCTGCTGAAGCCCAAGGCGGGCGGCATCGCGTTCGTGCTGGCGGCCCTGGGTGAGCAGCTGGATGCCATCCTCGACGTCACCCTGGTCTATCCGGGCAAGGGCGTGCCGGGTTTCTGGGCGCTGCTGTCAGGCCAGGTGCCGAGGGTCGTCATGGAGATCCGCACCCGCGAGCTGGACCCGGCCCTGTGGCAGGGCGACTACGAGAACGACGGGGAATTCCGCCAGTACGTGCAGGCCTGGGTCAGCCAGCTCTGGCAGGAGAAGGATGCGCGCATCAGCCAGTTGCGCGCGGAACTGAAGGGGTAG
- a CDS encoding putative nucleotidyltransferase substrate binding domain-containing protein: MNKADAFAQAGKQAVMQNIHGTMEFLQKYPPFNQMESAHLAFLVEHCLLRFYAAGESIIKPQDGPVEHFYIVKQGRVVGERPHSARRGTETTFEIASGECFPLAALLGERATRTEHLAGEDTFCLLLGKAAFVKLFALSNPFRDFALRGVSSLLDQVNQQVQLRAVETLGAQYSLDTRLGELAVRQPIACPPELPLRDAVRLMHEQQVGSIVIVDAGQRPLGIFTLRDLRRVIADASADLVQPIADVMTQAPFHLPPEASAFDAALAMTERHIAHVCVVSGERLLGVVSERDLFSLQRVDLVHLARTIRHAGRVETLAALRGEIQRLVDNMLAHGASSTQITRIITLLNDHTVCRVIELSIEEMGDPGIPFTWLCFGSEGRCEQTLHTDQDNGILFEATDAAQAAAIRGRLLPLAERINQHLAQCGFELCKGGIMAGNPQLCLSRTEWSRRFASFVREATPENLLGSSIYFDLRAVWGPTEGCEALQRELLVLVADNSLFQRMMADNALRQRPPVGRFRDFVVARKGAEKDTFDLKVQGLTPFVDGARLLALAHGISACNTLERLRQLVEREVVDAQDGAAYEEAYHFIQLTRMQQHQQQARQGLPYSNRLDPDTLNHLDRRILRESFRQAQRLQSSLALRYQL; encoded by the coding sequence ATGAACAAGGCAGATGCCTTTGCCCAGGCCGGCAAGCAGGCGGTCATGCAGAACATCCACGGCACCATGGAGTTCCTGCAGAAGTACCCACCCTTCAACCAGATGGAAAGCGCCCACCTCGCCTTCCTCGTCGAGCATTGCCTGCTGCGCTTCTATGCCGCCGGCGAATCCATCATCAAGCCCCAGGACGGCCCGGTAGAGCACTTCTACATCGTCAAGCAGGGCCGGGTGGTGGGCGAACGGCCCCATTCGGCCCGGCGCGGCACCGAGACCACCTTCGAGATCGCCAGCGGCGAGTGCTTCCCCCTAGCCGCCCTGCTCGGCGAGCGGGCCACCCGCACCGAACACCTGGCAGGCGAGGACACCTTCTGCCTGCTGCTGGGCAAGGCCGCCTTCGTCAAGCTGTTCGCCCTGTCCAACCCCTTCCGTGACTTCGCCCTGCGCGGCGTCAGCAGCCTGCTGGACCAAGTCAATCAGCAGGTGCAGCTACGCGCCGTGGAGACCCTCGGTGCCCAGTACTCCCTGGACACCCGCCTCGGCGAACTGGCCGTGCGCCAGCCCATCGCCTGCCCGCCGGAGCTGCCCCTGCGCGATGCCGTGCGGCTGATGCACGAGCAGCAGGTCGGCAGCATCGTGATCGTCGATGCCGGGCAGCGGCCCCTGGGCATCTTCACCCTGCGCGACCTGCGCCGGGTGATCGCCGACGCCAGCGCCGACCTGGTCCAGCCCATCGCCGACGTCATGACCCAGGCGCCCTTCCACCTGCCGCCAGAAGCGAGCGCCTTCGACGCGGCCCTGGCCATGACCGAACGGCATATCGCCCACGTCTGTGTGGTCAGCGGGGAGCGCTTGCTGGGCGTGGTGTCGGAGCGCGACCTGTTCTCCCTGCAGCGCGTGGACCTGGTACACCTGGCGCGCACCATCCGCCATGCCGGCCGGGTGGAAACCCTGGCCGCCCTGCGCGGCGAAATCCAGCGCCTGGTGGACAACATGCTCGCCCACGGCGCCAGCTCCACCCAGATCACCCGCATCATTACCCTGCTCAACGACCACACCGTGTGCCGGGTGATCGAGCTGAGCATCGAGGAAATGGGCGATCCGGGCATCCCCTTCACCTGGCTCTGCTTCGGCAGCGAGGGGCGTTGCGAGCAGACCCTGCACACCGACCAGGACAACGGCATCCTCTTCGAGGCAACAGACGCCGCCCAGGCCGCGGCCATCCGTGGACGCCTGCTGCCGCTGGCCGAACGCATCAACCAGCATCTGGCCCAATGCGGTTTCGAGCTGTGCAAGGGCGGCATCATGGCCGGGAACCCGCAGCTGTGCCTGTCCCGTACTGAATGGAGCCGGCGCTTCGCCAGCTTCGTCCGCGAAGCCACGCCAGAAAACCTGCTGGGTTCGAGCATCTACTTCGACCTGCGCGCCGTCTGGGGCCCCACCGAGGGCTGCGAAGCCCTGCAGCGGGAACTGCTGGTGCTGGTGGCCGACAACAGCCTGTTCCAGCGCATGATGGCCGACAACGCCCTGCGCCAGCGCCCGCCGGTGGGCCGCTTCCGCGATTTCGTGGTGGCCCGCAAGGGCGCCGAGAAGGACACCTTCGACCTCAAGGTGCAGGGGCTCACCCCCTTCGTCGATGGCGCCCGACTGCTCGCCCTGGCCCACGGCATCAGCGCCTGCAACACCCTGGAGCGCCTGCGCCAGCTGGTGGAGCGGGAAGTGGTGGATGCCCAGGACGGCGCCGCCTACGAAGAGGCCTACCACTTCATCCAACTGACCCGCATGCAGCAGCACCAGCAGCAGGCGCGCCAGGGGCTGCCCTATTCCAACCGGCTCGACCCCGACACCCTCAACCACCTGGACCGGCGCATCCTGCGCGAGTCCTTCCGCCAGGCCCAGCGCCTGCAATCCAGCCTGGCGCTACGCTATCAGCTATGA
- the creC gene encoding two-component system sensor histidine kinase CreC: MPLGIRIFLVYFLFVGLAGWFVLSTVMDEIRPGVRQSTEETLVDTANLLAEILRDEVRNGTLDQGRLPELLKAYGQRQPGAEIWGVRKTQVNHRIYVTDDKGVVLLDSSGAAVGQDYSRWNDVYRTLRGQYGARSSRENPDDPDSSVMYVAAPIKDGARIIGVVSVSKPNASLQPYIERSQARLAWLGAGLIGLGLLVGGALSWWLSRSLRRLRNYAQAVSEGQRAELPDMSGGELRQLAAAVERMRTQLEGKAYVERYVHTLTHELKSPLAAIRGAAELLEGEMPAEQRQRFVANIGNEGARLQQLIERLLNLAQVEQRQGLEERVPVPLRELVEELLQAQAARIEAAGLDVDNRIAPALCAFGERFLLRQALANLLDNALDFTPSGGLLRLEAERQGTWLELRLFNQGELIPEFALPRLTERFYSLPRPATGRKSTGLGLNFVQEVAGLHGGELQVANREGGVEACLRLPFVAD, encoded by the coding sequence ATGCCACTGGGCATACGCATCTTCCTGGTCTACTTCCTCTTCGTCGGGCTGGCCGGCTGGTTCGTGCTCAGCACCGTGATGGACGAGATTCGTCCCGGCGTGCGCCAGTCCACCGAGGAGACCCTGGTGGACACCGCCAACCTGCTCGCGGAAATCCTGCGCGACGAGGTGCGCAACGGCACCCTCGACCAGGGCCGCCTGCCCGAGCTGCTCAAGGCCTACGGCCAGCGCCAGCCGGGGGCGGAGATCTGGGGCGTGCGCAAGACCCAGGTCAACCACCGCATCTACGTCACCGATGACAAAGGCGTGGTGTTGCTGGATTCCAGCGGCGCGGCGGTGGGCCAGGACTACTCCCGCTGGAACGACGTCTACCGCACCCTGCGCGGCCAGTATGGCGCCCGCTCCTCCCGCGAGAACCCGGACGACCCGGACTCCTCGGTCATGTACGTGGCCGCGCCGATCAAGGATGGCGCGCGGATCATCGGCGTCGTGTCCGTCTCCAAACCCAATGCTTCGCTGCAGCCCTACATCGAGCGCTCCCAGGCGCGCCTGGCCTGGCTCGGCGCCGGCTTGATCGGCCTCGGCCTGCTGGTCGGGGGCGCGCTGTCCTGGTGGCTCAGCCGCTCCCTGCGGCGCCTGCGGAACTACGCCCAGGCGGTGAGCGAGGGCCAGCGCGCAGAGCTGCCGGACATGAGCGGTGGTGAATTGCGCCAGTTGGCCGCCGCCGTCGAGCGCATGCGTACCCAGCTGGAGGGCAAGGCCTACGTCGAGCGCTATGTGCACACCCTGACCCACGAACTGAAGAGCCCCCTGGCCGCCATCCGGGGTGCCGCCGAACTGCTGGAGGGGGAGATGCCCGCGGAGCAGCGCCAGCGCTTCGTGGCCAATATCGGCAACGAGGGCGCACGGTTGCAGCAGCTGATCGAACGCCTGCTCAACCTGGCCCAGGTGGAACAGCGCCAGGGGCTGGAAGAACGGGTGCCGGTACCGCTGCGGGAGCTGGTCGAGGAATTGTTGCAGGCCCAGGCGGCGCGGATCGAGGCGGCCGGGCTCGACGTGGATAACCGGATCGCACCGGCGTTGTGCGCCTTCGGCGAGCGTTTCCTGCTCCGCCAAGCGCTGGCCAACCTGCTGGACAACGCCCTGGACTTCACGCCGTCGGGCGGCCTGCTGCGGCTGGAGGCGGAGCGCCAGGGCACCTGGCTGGAACTGCGTCTGTTCAACCAGGGCGAGCTGATTCCCGAGTTCGCCCTGCCGCGCCTCACCGAGCGTTTCTACTCCCTGCCGCGCCCCGCAACGGGGCGCAAGAGCACCGGGCTCGGCCTCAATTTCGTGCAGGAAGTGGCCGGGCTCCACGGCGGCGAGTTGCAGGTGGCAAATCGCGAGGGCGGGGTGGAAGCCTGCCTGCGACTTCCCTTCGTCGCGGATTGA
- a CDS encoding CBS domain-containing protein, whose product MKTVAEILRAKSHTHLFSVEPTTTVLEAAHLMAEKDIGALVVLKAGELVGIVTERDFVRRVAAMERSAYATTIEEVMTSNLFVVTPRDSNQYCMQLMTEKNLRHLPVLENGKLVGLLSIRDLVRDITAEQESLIHHLEQYIRGA is encoded by the coding sequence ATGAAAACAGTCGCCGAGATTCTCAGAGCCAAGTCCCATACCCACCTGTTCAGCGTCGAACCCACCACCACGGTGCTGGAAGCCGCGCACCTGATGGCCGAGAAGGACATCGGCGCGCTGGTGGTACTGAAGGCGGGCGAACTGGTGGGCATCGTCACCGAGCGCGACTTCGTGCGCCGCGTCGCCGCGATGGAGCGCTCCGCCTATGCCACCACGATCGAAGAAGTGATGACCTCCAACCTCTTCGTCGTGACCCCGCGGGACAGCAACCAGTACTGCATGCAGCTGATGACCGAAAAGAACCTGCGCCACCTGCCGGTGCTGGAAAACGGCAAGCTGGTGGGCCTGCTCTCCATCCGCGACCTGGTGCGGGACATCACCGCCGAGCAGGAGAGCCTGATCCATCATCTGGAGCAGTACATTCGCGGGGCGTAG
- the creB gene encoding two-component system response regulator CreB has product MPHILIVEDEAAIADTLVYALEADGNVTTWLSLGGPALELLRREPVDLVILDVGLPDTSGFELCKALRRFSEVPVLFLTARNAEIDRVVGLEIGADDYVVKPFSPREVAARVRAILKRTAPREPAPAAAANGPFQVDGERVRIHYHGQPLGLTRHEFRLLQTLLAQPERVFSREQLLDALGVAADAGYERNIDSHIKSLRAKLRQVAPAAEAIQTHRGLGYSYSPGHA; this is encoded by the coding sequence ATGCCGCACATCCTCATCGTCGAAGATGAAGCCGCCATCGCCGACACGCTGGTCTATGCCCTGGAGGCCGACGGCAACGTCACCACCTGGCTGAGCCTGGGTGGTCCCGCCCTGGAGCTGCTGCGCCGGGAGCCGGTGGACCTGGTGATCCTCGATGTGGGGTTGCCGGACACCAGCGGCTTCGAGCTGTGCAAGGCGTTGCGGCGCTTCTCCGAGGTGCCGGTGCTCTTCCTCACCGCGCGCAATGCCGAGATCGACCGGGTCGTGGGACTGGAAATCGGCGCCGACGACTATGTGGTGAAACCCTTCAGCCCGCGGGAAGTGGCGGCGCGGGTAAGGGCCATCCTCAAGCGCACCGCTCCCCGCGAGCCGGCCCCGGCGGCTGCCGCCAACGGCCCGTTCCAGGTGGACGGGGAGCGCGTGCGCATCCACTACCACGGCCAGCCCCTGGGCTTGACCCGCCACGAGTTCCGCCTGCTGCAGACGCTGCTGGCGCAGCCGGAGCGGGTGTTCAGCCGCGAACAGTTGCTGGATGCCCTGGGGGTGGCCGCCGACGCGGGCTACGAGCGCAATATCGACAGCCACATCAAGAGCCTGCGGGCCAAGCTGCGCCAGGTCGCGCCCGCCGCCGAAGCCATCCAGACCCACCGGGGCCTGGGTTACAGCTACTCGCCGGGCCACGCCTGA